The proteins below are encoded in one region of Silene latifolia isolate original U9 population chromosome 2, ASM4854445v1, whole genome shotgun sequence:
- the LOC141643723 gene encoding geranylgeranyl pyrophosphate synthase, chloroplastic-like: MSNTNSTSLNLGFWVHRCNSIPRSRSSISPSWNYNNYNSMNSFPCSAQIPLSSKMPKISAILTQNDNNNPTTTTTQPKPEFDFKKYMMDQASKVNEALDKSIPLKHPEKIHEAMRYSLLAGGKRVRPVLCIAACELVGGEESVAMAAACAVEMIHTMSLIHDDLPCMDNDDLRRGKPTNHKVFGEDVAVLAGDSLLAFAFEYLAKATPSGKVPAGKIVRAVGELARAIGAEGLVAGQVVDINLGGVEGVGMEELEFIHIHKTAKLLEAAVVLGAVLGGGSDDEVERLRRFARGIGLLFQVVDDILDVTKSSEELGKTAGKDLVADKVTFPKLIGIEKSREYAERLNKEAKEQLIGFDPYKAMPLIALADYIAYRQN; the protein is encoded by the coding sequence ATgagtaacaccaactccactagtCTTAATTTAGGGTTTTGGGTTCATCGATGCAATTCAATTCCCAGATCTAGATCTTCAATTTCCCCTTCTTggaattataataattataatagtatGAATTCATTTCCATGTTCTGCGCAAATTCCTCTCTCTTCAAAAATGCCCAAAATCTCTGCAATCCTCACACAAAATGACAATAATAaccctacaacaacaacaacacaaccgAAACCCGAATTCGATTTCAAGAAATATATGATGGATCAAGCAAGCAAAGTCAACGAAGCGCTAGACAAGTCAATCCCACTAAAACACCCAGAAAAGATCCACGAAGCGATGCGGTATTCGTTACTAGCAGGCGGTAAGAGGGTTAGACCAGTGTTATGTATCGCCGCCTGCGAGCTAGTCGGCGGGGAGGAGTCAGTGGCGATGGCGGCGGCGTGTGCGGTGGAGATGATTCATACAATGAGTCTTATCCATGATGATTTACCATGTATGGATAATGACGATCTTCGTAGAGGGAAACCCACTAACCATAAGGTTTTCGGCGAGGACGTAGCTGTCCTCGCCGGGGATTCCCTCTTGGCCTTCGCTTTTGAATATTTAGCGAAGGCCACTCCCTCGGGCAAGGTCCCCGCTGGGAAAATTGTCCGGGCAGTCGGGGAACTTGCCCGAGCAATTGGGGCAGAAGGGCTGGTTGCTGGACAGGTAGTTGATATTAATTTAGGCGGAGTTGAGGGAGTGGGAATGGAGGAGCTGGAGTTCATTCATATTCATAAGACGGCGAAATTACTTGAAGCTGCGGTTGTTTTGGGGGCGGTGTTGGGTGGTGGGAGTGATGATGAGGTTGAGAGGTTACGGAGATTTGCGAGAGGGATTGGGTTGTTGTTTCAGGTTGTTGATGATATATTAGATGTTACGAAATCGTCTGAGGAGTTGGGGAAGACTGCTGGGAAAGATTTGGTGGCGGATAAAGTGACGTTTCCGAAATTGATTGGAATTGAGAAGTCTAGGGAGTATGCTGAGAGGTTGAATAAAGAAGCTAAAGAACAGCTTATTGGGTTTGATCCTTATAAGGCTATGCCTTTGATTGCGCTTGCTGATTATATTGCTTATAGGCAGAATTGA